A region from the Corynebacterium halotolerans YIM 70093 = DSM 44683 genome encodes:
- the hpaE gene encoding 5-carboxymethyl-2-hydroxymuconate semialdehyde dehydrogenase, protein MTTVTQSQTVAHAKPENLPEKIQHYIGGKFVNSSDGDTFDVLEPVTNEAYIQAASGKKADIDAAVEAASKAFKEGPWPNLLPRERSRVLHRIADIVESRDQVLAEMESFDSGLPITQALGQARRAAENFRFFADLIVAQSDDTYKVPGRQINYVNRKPIGVAGLITPWNTPFMLESWKLAPALATGNTVVLKPAEFTPLSAQLWAGIFEEAGLPEGVFNLVNGFGETAGDALVKHPDVPLISFTGESRTGQIIFGNAAPYLKGLSMELGGKSPAIVFDDADLEEAINATVFGVFSLNGERCTAGARILVQRSIYDEFVERYAAQAKRVKVGLPSDPATEVGALVHPEHYEKVTSYIEIGKSEARLVAGGGRPEGFEEGNFVQPTVFADVSPDARIFQEEIFGPVVAITPFDTEEEALELANNTRYGLAAYLWTSDLKRAHNFAQNIEAGMVWLNSNNVRDLRTPFGGVKASGLGHEGGYRSIDFYTDQQAVHINLGKVHNPVFGKADDAKQIDG, encoded by the coding sequence ATGACCACTGTCACCCAGTCCCAGACCGTCGCCCACGCCAAGCCGGAGAACCTGCCAGAGAAGATCCAGCACTACATCGGCGGAAAGTTCGTCAACTCCTCCGACGGCGACACCTTCGATGTGCTCGAGCCGGTGACCAACGAGGCCTACATCCAGGCCGCCTCCGGCAAGAAGGCCGACATCGACGCCGCCGTTGAGGCCGCCTCCAAGGCCTTCAAGGAGGGCCCGTGGCCGAACCTCCTCCCCCGCGAGCGCTCCCGCGTCCTGCACCGCATCGCCGACATCGTCGAGTCCCGCGACCAGGTCCTCGCCGAGATGGAGAGCTTCGACTCCGGCCTGCCCATCACCCAGGCCCTCGGCCAGGCCCGCCGCGCCGCGGAGAACTTCCGTTTCTTCGCCGACCTGATCGTCGCGCAGTCCGACGACACCTACAAGGTTCCGGGGCGCCAGATCAACTACGTCAACCGCAAGCCGATCGGCGTCGCCGGCCTGATCACCCCGTGGAACACCCCGTTCATGCTGGAGTCCTGGAAGCTGGCCCCGGCACTGGCCACCGGCAACACCGTGGTCCTGAAGCCGGCGGAGTTCACTCCGCTGTCCGCCCAGCTGTGGGCCGGCATCTTCGAGGAGGCCGGACTGCCGGAGGGCGTGTTCAACCTCGTCAACGGCTTCGGCGAGACCGCCGGTGACGCCCTGGTCAAGCACCCGGACGTCCCGCTGATCTCCTTCACCGGTGAGTCCCGCACCGGCCAGATCATCTTCGGCAACGCCGCCCCGTACCTCAAGGGTCTGTCCATGGAGCTGGGCGGCAAGTCCCCGGCCATCGTCTTCGACGACGCCGACCTGGAGGAGGCCATCAACGCCACCGTCTTCGGCGTCTTCTCCCTCAACGGCGAGCGCTGCACCGCCGGTGCCCGCATCCTGGTCCAGCGCTCCATCTACGACGAGTTCGTCGAGCGCTACGCCGCCCAGGCCAAGCGCGTGAAGGTCGGCCTGCCCTCCGACCCGGCCACCGAGGTCGGCGCCCTGGTCCACCCGGAGCACTACGAGAAGGTCACCTCCTACATCGAGATCGGCAAGTCCGAGGCACGCCTCGTCGCCGGCGGCGGCCGCCCCGAGGGATTCGAGGAGGGCAACTTCGTCCAGCCGACCGTCTTCGCGGACGTTTCCCCGGACGCCCGCATCTTCCAGGAGGAGATCTTCGGCCCCGTCGTCGCCATCACCCCCTTCGACACGGAGGAGGAGGCCCTCGAGCTGGCCAACAACACCCGCTACGGCCTGGCCGCCTACCTGTGGACCTCCGATCTCAAGCGCGCCCACAACTTCGCCCAGAACATCGAGGCCGGCATGGTGTGGCTGAACTCCAACAACGTCCGTGACCTGCGCACCCCCTTCGGCGGCGTGAAGGCCTCCGGCCTGGGCCACGAGGGCGGCTACCGCTCGATCGACTTCTACACCGATCAGCAGGCCGTGCACATCAACCTCGGCAAGGTCCACAACCCGGTCTTCGGCAAGGCCGACGACGCCAAGCAGATCGACGGCTAA
- a CDS encoding GntR family transcriptional regulator yields the protein MIDHNDPRFDGMSKTEKAYQLIKEKITSNEFAPGHRLVLSSIAEALDVSVVPVREAIRQLEAEGLVDFERNVGARVAMIDRQMYIDCMQTTAILEGAATALAAPYLTPSQLAKASELNEKMETSLTDLDPKEFTVLNQKFHRTLFSSCPNRDLVNLILTQWNRLDYLRESTFAFVPNRAWESVKEHTRILMMIQAEAEPVYIEKLARDHRLATLEQYLNSRSETKEE from the coding sequence ATGATCGACCACAACGACCCCCGCTTCGACGGGATGAGCAAGACCGAGAAGGCCTACCAGCTCATCAAGGAGAAGATCACCTCCAACGAGTTCGCACCGGGCCACCGTCTGGTGCTGAGTTCGATCGCGGAGGCGCTCGACGTCAGCGTCGTTCCGGTCCGGGAGGCCATCCGCCAGCTCGAGGCGGAGGGACTGGTTGACTTCGAACGCAACGTCGGGGCCCGGGTCGCGATGATCGATCGACAGATGTACATCGACTGCATGCAGACGACGGCGATCCTGGAGGGGGCTGCCACCGCGCTGGCGGCGCCCTACCTGACGCCCTCGCAGCTCGCCAAGGCAAGCGAGCTCAACGAGAAGATGGAGACCTCGCTGACGGACCTGGACCCGAAGGAGTTCACGGTCCTGAACCAGAAGTTCCACCGCACGTTGTTCTCCAGTTGTCCGAACCGGGATCTGGTCAACCTGATCCTCACCCAGTGGAACCGGCTCGACTACCTACGCGAATCAACCTTCGCGTTCGTGCCGAACCGGGCCTGGGAATCCGTCAAGGAACACACGAGGATTCTCATGATGATCCAGGCGGAGGCCGAGCCGGTCTACATCGAGAAGCTTGCCCGCGACCACCGCCTCGCAACGCTCGAACAGTACCTGAACAGCCGATCTGAAACGAAGGAAGAATAA
- a CDS encoding fumarylacetoacetate hydrolase family protein, whose product MNSHPELPRSPGKIIAVHTAFESRAAQRGRRPKQPSYFLKAGSSVSTSGSKVERPAGTELLAFEGEIALVIGRPAHRIRLDEAWDHVGWVTASNDLGIYDYRAQDKGSNIRSKSRDGYTPLGPELIDAREVSPRELRIRTWINGELSQESGTSDEEMIFPLEQFVADLAQHMTLEVGDVILTGTPAGSTVVQPGDVIEIEVDAAGGQTSGRLVTTIVEGPGDFDESLGMLPNVDDKQTEEAWGSREAAGLPADPNALPEELRAKLLEAPTAGLSAELRKRGLNQVSIEGVHPQTPGTKMVGVAKTLRFLPGREDLFKSHGGGYNAQKQAFDAVRSGEVLVIEARNEPGSGTLGDILALRAKHLGAAGIVTDGGVRDYTAVKEIGLPVFTQGPHPAVLGRKHVPWEADVAVACGNATVIPGDIIVGDDDGVIVIPRDLAESVVDATLTKERQDEWVAERVAEGNPVDGLFPPTGKWKQDYEEWLKSTAPQSR is encoded by the coding sequence ATGAATTCCCATCCCGAACTCCCCCGCAGTCCGGGGAAGATCATCGCGGTCCACACCGCGTTCGAGTCCCGGGCGGCGCAACGCGGACGCCGCCCCAAGCAACCGTCCTATTTCCTGAAGGCGGGCAGCTCGGTCTCCACTTCGGGCTCGAAGGTCGAGCGCCCGGCGGGAACTGAACTTCTCGCCTTCGAGGGTGAGATCGCCCTCGTGATCGGCAGGCCGGCCCACCGGATCCGCCTCGATGAGGCCTGGGATCATGTCGGCTGGGTGACCGCCTCCAACGACCTGGGGATCTACGATTACCGCGCCCAGGACAAGGGCTCCAACATCCGCTCCAAGAGCCGCGACGGCTACACTCCGCTGGGCCCCGAGCTGATCGACGCCCGCGAGGTCAGCCCCCGCGAGCTCCGCATCCGCACCTGGATCAACGGCGAGCTCTCCCAGGAGAGCGGCACCAGCGACGAGGAGATGATCTTCCCGCTGGAGCAGTTCGTCGCCGACCTGGCCCAGCACATGACCCTCGAGGTCGGCGACGTCATCCTGACCGGGACCCCGGCCGGCTCGACCGTCGTCCAGCCGGGCGACGTCATCGAGATCGAGGTCGACGCCGCCGGCGGCCAGACCTCCGGCAGGCTGGTGACGACGATCGTCGAGGGGCCGGGCGACTTCGACGAGTCCCTCGGCATGCTCCCCAACGTGGATGACAAGCAGACCGAGGAGGCCTGGGGCTCCCGGGAGGCCGCGGGCCTGCCGGCCGACCCGAACGCTCTCCCTGAGGAACTGCGCGCCAAGCTGCTCGAGGCCCCCACCGCCGGCCTGTCCGCCGAGCTGCGCAAGCGCGGCCTCAACCAGGTCAGCATCGAGGGCGTCCACCCGCAGACCCCGGGCACGAAGATGGTCGGGGTGGCCAAGACCCTGCGCTTCCTGCCCGGCCGCGAGGACCTCTTCAAGAGCCACGGCGGGGGCTACAACGCCCAGAAACAGGCCTTCGACGCGGTCCGCTCCGGCGAGGTCCTGGTCATCGAGGCCCGGAACGAGCCCGGCTCCGGCACCCTCGGCGACATCCTGGCGCTGCGGGCGAAGCACCTCGGTGCGGCCGGCATCGTCACCGACGGTGGGGTGCGTGACTACACCGCCGTCAAGGAGATCGGGCTCCCGGTGTTCACCCAGGGCCCCCACCCCGCGGTACTCGGCCGCAAGCACGTCCCCTGGGAGGCGGATGTGGCCGTCGCCTGCGGCAACGCGACCGTCATCCCGGGAGACATCATCGTCGGTGACGACGACGGGGTCATCGTCATCCCCCGGGATCTGGCGGAATCCGTCGTCGACGCCACCCTGACCAAGGAGCGGCAGGACGAATGGGTCGCCGAGCGGGTCGCGGAGGGCAATCCGGTCGACGGACTCTTCCCGCCGACCGGGAAGTGGAAGCAGGACTACGAGGAATGGCTGAAATCCACTGCTCCGCAATCCCGCTAG
- a CDS encoding MFS transporter, giving the protein MTTPPQPSVPKANLRENLRVSAATTVGTAIEWYDFFLYAAAAGLVFNNLFFGPLGSGAATIVAFLSVGLSFVFRPLGAFLAGHFGDRWGRRKILMITLIMMGGATTLIGLLPTYESVGWLAPVLLIFLRIVQGISAGGEWGGAVLMSVEHAPVHRRGLMGAAPQIGVPAGLLMSSGMLAIMTSIAPGDAFLEWGWRVPFLLSFVLIIVGYFIRHGVEESPVFEEIAARKEVVSNPVGKLFRRHGLLVALAAVVMAGNNAVGYMTTGGFIQNYATNPEGPLGLDRGPVLSAVTLSAATWLVFTLLAGIVSDLIGRRNTYILGYIMLFAGVLALFPLVNTGQIGMVTLALVLLTVGLGFTYGQQSAMYAELFPASVRFSGVSITYAIGAIIGGAFAPTIASALVQATGTTAAVTIYLGTMALLALAAALVLRDRKGIPLGPDHEELQRISPVRGVGRRPVVEEVA; this is encoded by the coding sequence ATGACAACGCCGCCGCAGCCCTCAGTACCGAAGGCCAACCTGAGGGAAAACCTCCGGGTCTCGGCCGCCACCACCGTCGGAACGGCGATCGAGTGGTACGATTTCTTCCTCTACGCGGCCGCCGCGGGACTGGTGTTCAACAACCTTTTCTTCGGCCCGCTGGGGTCGGGGGCGGCGACCATCGTCGCTTTCCTCTCGGTCGGGCTCAGTTTCGTCTTCCGCCCCCTGGGGGCCTTCCTCGCCGGCCACTTCGGCGACCGGTGGGGTCGGCGGAAGATTCTCATGATCACCCTGATCATGATGGGCGGGGCCACCACCCTCATCGGTCTGCTGCCGACCTATGAATCGGTCGGGTGGCTGGCTCCGGTGCTCCTGATCTTCCTGCGCATCGTCCAGGGCATTTCCGCCGGTGGTGAGTGGGGCGGCGCCGTACTGATGTCGGTTGAGCATGCGCCCGTGCACCGCCGTGGCCTCATGGGGGCGGCCCCGCAGATCGGTGTCCCGGCCGGCCTGCTGATGTCCTCCGGAATGTTGGCGATCATGACCTCCATCGCCCCCGGCGACGCCTTCCTGGAGTGGGGCTGGCGCGTGCCCTTCCTGCTCAGCTTCGTGCTGATCATCGTCGGTTACTTCATCCGCCACGGCGTCGAGGAGTCACCGGTCTTCGAGGAGATCGCCGCCCGTAAGGAAGTCGTCTCCAACCCGGTGGGCAAGCTCTTCCGCCGTCACGGGCTGTTGGTCGCTCTCGCGGCCGTCGTCATGGCGGGCAACAACGCCGTCGGTTACATGACCACAGGTGGTTTCATCCAGAACTACGCCACGAATCCCGAGGGGCCCCTCGGGCTGGACCGTGGGCCGGTCCTGTCGGCGGTGACCCTCTCCGCAGCGACCTGGCTGGTGTTCACCCTGCTCGCGGGAATCGTCTCCGACCTCATCGGCCGGCGAAACACCTACATTCTCGGTTACATCATGCTCTTTGCCGGGGTGCTGGCATTGTTCCCGCTGGTCAACACTGGTCAGATCGGAATGGTCACCTTGGCGCTGGTGCTCCTGACCGTCGGGCTCGGATTCACCTACGGGCAGCAGTCGGCGATGTACGCCGAGCTCTTCCCGGCCTCCGTGCGCTTCTCCGGCGTCTCCATCACCTACGCCATCGGCGCCATCATCGGCGGCGCCTTCGCGCCGACGATCGCCTCGGCCCTGGTTCAGGCCACCGGCACCACGGCGGCCGTCACCATCTATTTGGGGACCATGGCGCTCCTCGCGCTGGCCGCGGCGCTGGTGCTGCGGGACCGGAAGGGGATTCCGCTGGGCCCGGATCATGAGGAGCTGCAGCGGATCAGTCCGGTTCGCGGGGTGGGGCGCAGGCCTGTGGTTGAGGAGGTGGCGTGA
- a CDS encoding FAD-binding monooxygenase: MQFHHHGYVSEDPRVIPAAPGMPRSAELPEEMDVLIVGAGPAGMIAAAQLSMFPGVHTRLIDRRPHRLDIGQADGIQARSVETFQAFGFANEIIDEAYWLTEMAFWNPDPENPENIIRTGRAIDDEYGISEFKHLIVNQARILDHFATFMANSPSRMTPNFGWEFLDLKVAENPDSVEYPVTVELKNVETGERKTVRTKYVYGTDGAKSGVRHAIGCTLDGDQANQAWGVMDVLAKTDFPDIRTKCAIHSSAGSILHIPREGGHLFRMYVDLGMVGPEDKGAIRKTPIETVIEKANAIIHPYSLEVKDVAWSSVYEVGHRVTDRFDNLTADSPADETPRVFIGGDACHTHSAKAGQGMNVSMQDGFNLAWKLGHVVEGRSPKSLLRTYSEERLDIARNLIDFDKQWSRLMATKPEELEDPKMVEEFYVKTAEFPAGFMTEYEPSLITGDASQQELATGYPLGKRFKSAKVVRVCDTNPVHIGHHATADGRWRIYAFADQPAPGQDSKLTRWAEWLGNDPASPVVAHTPVDADEDAYFDVKVIYQQRHTEFNFTDAPRVFRPEVGPFQLTDYEKVYGVLPDEDIFEERGISRDGAVVVVRPDQYVAAILPLDDTQALTDFFNPIFDTTSQLASV; this comes from the coding sequence ATGCAGTTCCACCACCACGGCTACGTCTCCGAGGATCCGCGCGTCATACCCGCCGCCCCGGGGATGCCCCGCTCCGCCGAACTCCCGGAGGAGATGGACGTCCTGATCGTCGGCGCCGGGCCCGCCGGCATGATCGCCGCGGCCCAGCTGTCGATGTTCCCCGGCGTGCACACCCGCCTCATCGACCGGCGCCCGCACCGCCTCGACATCGGCCAGGCCGACGGCATCCAGGCCCGCAGCGTCGAGACCTTCCAGGCCTTCGGCTTCGCCAACGAGATCATCGACGAGGCCTACTGGCTCACCGAGATGGCCTTCTGGAACCCGGATCCGGAGAACCCGGAGAACATCATCCGCACCGGCCGCGCCATCGACGACGAGTACGGCATCAGCGAGTTCAAGCACCTGATCGTCAACCAGGCCCGTATCCTGGACCACTTCGCCACCTTCATGGCGAATTCCCCGAGCCGGATGACCCCCAACTTCGGCTGGGAGTTCCTCGATCTCAAGGTCGCCGAGAACCCGGACTCCGTGGAATACCCGGTCACCGTGGAACTGAAGAACGTGGAGACCGGTGAGCGGAAGACCGTGCGCACCAAGTACGTCTACGGCACCGACGGAGCCAAGAGCGGTGTCCGCCACGCCATCGGCTGCACCCTCGACGGCGACCAGGCCAACCAGGCCTGGGGCGTGATGGATGTGCTGGCCAAGACCGACTTCCCGGACATCCGCACCAAGTGCGCCATCCACTCCAGCGCGGGCAGCATCCTACACATCCCGCGCGAGGGTGGGCACCTGTTCCGCATGTACGTCGACCTGGGCATGGTCGGCCCGGAGGACAAGGGCGCCATCCGCAAGACCCCGATCGAGACCGTCATCGAGAAGGCCAACGCGATCATCCACCCCTACAGCCTCGAGGTGAAGGACGTGGCCTGGAGCAGCGTCTACGAGGTCGGCCACCGCGTGACCGACCGCTTCGACAACCTCACCGCGGACAGCCCGGCGGATGAGACCCCGCGCGTGTTCATCGGCGGCGACGCCTGCCACACCCACAGCGCCAAGGCCGGCCAGGGCATGAACGTCTCCATGCAGGACGGCTTCAACCTCGCCTGGAAGCTGGGCCACGTCGTCGAGGGGCGCAGCCCGAAGTCGCTGCTGCGCACCTACTCCGAGGAGCGCCTGGACATCGCCCGGAACCTCATCGACTTCGACAAGCAGTGGTCCAGGCTCATGGCCACCAAGCCGGAGGAGCTCGAGGATCCGAAGATGGTCGAGGAGTTCTACGTCAAGACCGCCGAGTTCCCGGCCGGTTTCATGACCGAGTACGAGCCCTCCCTGATCACCGGGGACGCCTCGCAGCAGGAGCTGGCCACCGGCTACCCGCTGGGCAAGCGTTTCAAGTCCGCGAAGGTCGTGCGCGTGTGTGACACCAACCCGGTCCACATCGGCCACCACGCCACCGCGGACGGCCGCTGGCGGATCTACGCCTTCGCCGATCAGCCGGCCCCCGGACAGGACTCGAAGCTGACCCGCTGGGCCGAGTGGCTGGGCAACGATCCGGCCTCCCCGGTCGTCGCGCACACGCCCGTGGACGCCGACGAGGACGCCTACTTCGACGTCAAGGTGATCTACCAGCAGCGCCACACGGAGTTCAACTTCACGGACGCTCCCCGGGTGTTCCGCCCGGAGGTCGGTCCCTTCCAGCTGACCGATTACGAGAAGGTCTACGGTGTGCTGCCGGACGAGGACATCTTCGAGGAGCGCGGGATCTCCCGCGACGGCGCGGTGGTGGTGGTCCGCCCGGACCAGTACGTCGCCGCGATTCTGCCGCTGGACGACACGCAGGCACTCACGGACTTCTTCAACCCGATCTTCGACACCACCTCGCAGCTGGCGTCGGTCTAG
- a CDS encoding SPFH domain-containing protein, with protein sequence MGIFRSRSADRGWTMYSPLSSGVRWQPASLRSPVPRAGHAVLRQREGGITRLRAREFSRPGDHFLQVDLRRRLIQMHPQSIPTADAMTVTVTLALSARTVEPVSFVSDSQGPDEEIYLAAQIALRELVAGLPLEAFVGTRIDLTPVLVAAQTAAAAVGVEVATVLLKDVSLPAEYSSALQEALVAKVKSETDLERARNEVKTTRARLASAKVLEQNPVLAKIRMLEALPPGSTIEVRGEQS encoded by the coding sequence ATGGGTATCTTCCGTTCCCGTTCCGCCGACCGCGGCTGGACCATGTACTCGCCGCTGTCGAGCGGCGTGAGGTGGCAGCCAGCGTCCCTGCGCTCTCCCGTCCCGCGGGCCGGGCACGCCGTGCTGCGTCAGCGCGAGGGCGGGATCACCCGGCTGCGTGCCCGGGAGTTCTCTCGTCCGGGAGACCATTTTCTGCAGGTCGATCTGCGTCGACGGTTGATCCAGATGCACCCGCAGTCAATCCCCACCGCCGACGCCATGACCGTGACGGTCACGCTGGCGCTGTCGGCGCGCACCGTTGAACCGGTCTCGTTTGTCTCCGATTCCCAGGGCCCCGACGAGGAGATCTACCTCGCCGCTCAGATCGCGCTGCGCGAACTCGTCGCCGGACTCCCACTGGAGGCGTTCGTCGGTACCCGTATCGACCTGACCCCGGTGCTGGTGGCCGCGCAGACGGCTGCCGCGGCCGTCGGCGTGGAGGTGGCCACGGTCCTGCTCAAGGACGTCAGTTTGCCTGCGGAGTACTCCTCCGCCCTGCAGGAGGCATTGGTGGCCAAGGTGAAATCCGAAACCGACCTGGAACGCGCCCGCAACGAGGTCAAGACCACCCGCGCACGGCTGGCCAGTGCCAAGGTGCTGGAGCAAAACCCCGTGCTGGCGAAGATCCGCATGCTCGAGGCGCTGCCCCCGGGCTCCACCATCGAGGTCCGCGGCGAGCAGTCCTAG
- a CDS encoding helix-turn-helix domain-containing protein, whose protein sequence is MDNRIDRTLAAVGPRLKRLRQRRDTTLAELAEQTGISASTLSRLESGLRRPTLEQLLPLARAHGVTLDELVDAPPTGDPRINLRPLPIGGDTVVLPLTRRPGGIQAYKFIKPADRTGRRPRMHTHEGYDWVYVLNGRLRLILGDRDMVLEPGEAAEFDTSTPHWFGATAEGPVEYLSLFGRQGERAHVRTTAPGAESAADPH, encoded by the coding sequence ATGGACAACCGCATCGACCGCACCCTCGCAGCCGTCGGCCCCCGACTCAAACGCCTCCGCCAGCGGCGCGACACCACTCTGGCCGAGCTTGCCGAGCAGACCGGCATCTCCGCGTCCACGCTGTCACGCCTGGAATCAGGGCTGCGGCGCCCCACCCTCGAGCAGCTGCTTCCGCTCGCCCGCGCGCACGGGGTCACGCTCGATGAGCTTGTCGACGCCCCGCCCACCGGCGACCCGCGCATCAACCTGCGCCCGTTGCCCATCGGCGGTGACACCGTGGTTCTCCCGCTGACGAGACGGCCCGGCGGGATCCAGGCGTACAAATTCATCAAGCCCGCTGACCGCACCGGCCGGCGTCCCCGCATGCACACCCACGAGGGCTACGACTGGGTCTACGTCCTCAATGGCAGGCTGCGGCTGATCCTCGGAGACCGGGACATGGTCCTCGAACCCGGTGAGGCCGCGGAGTTCGACACCTCCACCCCGCACTGGTTCGGCGCCACCGCGGAAGGCCCGGTGGAATATCTCAGCCTCTTCGGCCGTCAGGGGGAACGGGCGCATGTGCGCACGACGGCCCCCGGCGCGGAATCTGCGGCCGACCCCCACTGA
- a CDS encoding NAD(P)/FAD-dependent oxidoreductase — protein sequence MSVENELRDAIVVGGGAAGLGAALTLARARRSVAVIDAGQPRNAPADGAHGLLGQEGINPLELLERGRREVTGYGGEIRTGEVVDVAGESGAFVVSLRSGGRLYARRLVIATGLVDELPEIPGLREQWGRSVVHCPYCHGWEVSDRKIAVLGTGPMMVHQALLFHQWSRDISLFSRGLNIPDGDRRKLDALGIPVIPDEVAEVVSEGGRLTGVKLVDGTVHAAEAVSVGTRMLARAEVFAGIGITVTEHPMGSFIATDGLGRADVPGVWVAGNATDLSAQVGASAAEGSKVAAQLNFDLVDEDVTKAVAAAGTG from the coding sequence ATGTCAGTGGAGAATGAGCTGCGTGACGCCATCGTCGTCGGCGGCGGCGCAGCCGGGCTGGGCGCGGCGCTCACCCTCGCCCGCGCGCGGCGGAGCGTGGCCGTGATCGACGCCGGCCAGCCGCGGAATGCACCCGCCGACGGGGCGCACGGGTTGTTGGGGCAGGAGGGCATCAATCCCCTGGAACTGCTGGAACGCGGCCGGCGGGAGGTGACCGGCTACGGCGGGGAGATCCGTACCGGGGAAGTCGTCGATGTGGCCGGGGAGAGCGGGGCGTTCGTGGTTTCGCTGCGGTCCGGTGGGAGGCTGTACGCCCGGCGGCTGGTGATCGCGACCGGGCTGGTCGACGAGCTGCCGGAGATCCCGGGGCTCCGCGAGCAATGGGGCCGCAGTGTGGTGCACTGCCCCTACTGCCACGGCTGGGAGGTCTCCGACCGGAAGATCGCGGTGCTGGGCACCGGACCGATGATGGTGCATCAGGCGCTGCTGTTCCACCAGTGGAGCCGGGACATCTCCCTGTTCAGTCGCGGCCTGAACATCCCGGACGGGGACCGGCGCAAACTCGACGCCCTGGGCATCCCGGTCATTCCCGACGAGGTGGCCGAGGTTGTCTCCGAAGGGGGCCGCCTGACCGGGGTGAAGCTGGTCGACGGCACCGTCCACGCGGCCGAGGCCGTCTCGGTGGGCACCCGGATGCTGGCCCGGGCGGAGGTGTTCGCCGGCATCGGGATCACCGTCACCGAGCATCCGATGGGTAGTTTCATCGCCACGGATGGGCTCGGTCGGGCGGACGTGCCGGGCGTGTGGGTGGCCGGCAACGCCACCGACCTGTCCGCGCAGGTCGGCGCATCCGCCGCCGAGGGAAGCAAGGTGGCCGCACAACTCAACTTCGACCTGGTCGACGAGGACGTGACGAAGGCCGTGGCGGCCGCTGGAACCGGCTAG
- a CDS encoding GNAT family N-acetyltransferase, with protein sequence MSTPEFRLRPATEADRTYLARLLYLTDVFGDESRPVSDNFAEDLGTYVDAWSPDQGGVIALSPQGVPAGGVWLRAGVDHRPVFGLVETALPELAIAVEGRFAGHGLGGALVDAALDLARTAGHPGVSLAVDDGNDRARRLYLRHGFQTVEHRGGLDCEVMVHRF encoded by the coding sequence ATGAGCACCCCTGAGTTCCGCCTGCGCCCGGCCACCGAGGCAGACCGCACCTACCTGGCGCGGCTGCTCTACCTCACCGATGTCTTCGGCGACGAGTCCCGGCCGGTCAGCGACAACTTCGCGGAGGACCTGGGCACCTACGTCGACGCCTGGTCCCCCGATCAGGGCGGCGTCATCGCCCTGAGCCCGCAGGGCGTTCCCGCGGGCGGGGTGTGGCTGCGGGCGGGCGTCGACCATCGTCCCGTCTTCGGCCTCGTCGAGACCGCGCTCCCGGAACTGGCCATCGCCGTCGAGGGGCGCTTTGCCGGGCACGGCCTCGGCGGCGCGCTTGTCGACGCCGCGCTCGATCTCGCCCGGACCGCCGGCCACCCGGGGGTGTCCCTGGCGGTCGACGACGGCAACGACCGGGCCCGCCGGCTGTATCTGAGGCACGGCTTCCAGACCGTGGAGCACCGGGGCGGGCTGGACTGCGAGGTCATGGTGCACCGGTTCTGA
- a CDS encoding DUF1707 SHOCT-like domain-containing protein encodes MSLPERSRRIGDAERNHALERLSRLTGTGHLDVNEFEERSASVVAARTRGDLDAVLADLPAEASVPEVPAAVAPERTPALRDTRKIAGLALSWVGIFIVAAVLGLPWLILLAPALILGVWLSGRGPSGFYED; translated from the coding sequence ATGTCACTTCCGGAGCGGTCGAGACGTATCGGCGACGCCGAGCGCAACCACGCCCTGGAACGGCTCAGCAGGTTGACCGGCACCGGACATCTGGACGTCAACGAGTTCGAGGAGCGCTCGGCGTCGGTCGTCGCCGCCCGCACCCGCGGGGATCTCGACGCCGTCCTGGCCGACCTGCCGGCCGAGGCCTCGGTACCCGAGGTGCCCGCCGCCGTCGCCCCGGAGCGCACGCCGGCGCTGCGCGACACCCGGAAGATCGCCGGGCTCGCCCTGTCCTGGGTGGGCATCTTCATCGTGGCGGCCGTACTGGGACTGCCCTGGCTGATTCTGCTGGCCCCGGCCCTCATCCTGGGTGTGTGGCTCAGCGGGCGCGGGCCCTCCGGCTTCTACGAGGACTAG